The genomic segment TGGTGCCTTCGTACACGCAGACCAGGCGTGTCGTCTTGCTGACGCTGTCGATCAGGGTGCCGTAGTCCATCGGCCGCAGCGAGCGCAGATCGATCACCTCGGCGGAAATATCCTCCCGCGCCAACTGCTCGGCGGCTTCCAGCGCTTTGTGCACCATGATCGAGTTGGCCGCGATGGTGACTTGCCCGCCCGCCCGGCGCACCCGTGCTTCGTGCAAGGGTTCGGTGTAGTAGCCTTCGGGCACCGGGCCTTTCATCTTGTAGAGCAGTTTGTGCTCGAAGAACATCACGGGGTCCGGATCCTCGATGGCGGCAAGCAGCATGCCCTTGGCGTCGTGGGGCGTCGATGGTTGCACCACTTTCAGGCCGGGAACATGGGCCAGCCAGGCTTCCAGGCTCTGGCTGTGCTGGGCCGCAGCGCCAGTGCCGGAGCCGCCGGGCAAGCGCATGACCAACGGCACGGAGACCTTGCCGCCAAGCATGAAGCGGAGCTTGGCCGCTTGATTGACGATTTGCTCCATCGCCAGCGTCGCGAAGTCGGAGAACTGGAACTCGAACACCGGACGCCGGCCTAGCAGGGCCGCACCGACGGCCACGCCGGCGCCACCCAATTCGGAGATGGGCGTGTCGATGACGCGCGACTCGCCGAAGCGCTGCACCAGATCCCCGGTGACCTGGAAGGCCCCGCCGTACACGCCGATGTCCTCGCCCATGAGGAATACGCGCTCGTCGCGCTCCATGGCCATTGCCAGGGCTTCCTGAATGGCTTGCGCATAGCTGAGCTCGCGGCTTTCAACGGTCATGGCGGTCATGGCGAGGCCCCCCGGGAGCTTGCGTGTAGACAAAGGATGTGAGGCTGGATAGTTCGGGCGCGGGACTGTTTTTGGCGAACTCGATGCCGGCCGCGATCTCCTGCTCCACGCTGGACACCAGCGCGGCGATCTGCGCCTGGTCGATCGATCCGCGCGCCAACAGCGCATCTTGGAAGCGCCCGATCGGGTCGCGTGCGATCCATGATTCGATCTCTTCCTTGCTGCGATAGCGGTTGCGGTCGCTCTTGGAGTGGCCGCGATGGCGATAGGTCAGGCATTCGAGCAGCGCCGGGCCTTGCCCGCTGCGCGCGCGCTCGACGGCCTGGGCGGCGGCCTCGGCCACGGCGAAAAAGTCGTTTCCATCGACCGTCACGCCAGGCATGTCGTAGGCTTGGGCCCGCTGGGCGATGCGTTGCACGGCAGTCGATCGCTGCGTGGAGGTGGACATGCCGTACTGGTTGTTCTCACACACGAACACCACGGGCAGTTTCCAGAGGGCGGCCATGTTCAGGCTTTCATGGAAAGCGCCTTCATTGTTCGCTCCGTCACCAAAGAAACAGGCCACCACGTTGGGCCGGCGTTCCTGCTGCAGGGCCAAGGCCGCGCCCACCGCGATCGGCAGACCGCCACCCACGATGCCGTTGGCGCCCAGGTTGCCGGTGGCCATATCGGCAATGTGCATCGAGCCGCCACGGCCCCGGCAGTACCCGCTGTCCTTGCCAAAGAACTCGGCGAACATGTATTTGGGCTCGGCGCCCTTGGCAATGCAATGGCCGTGGCCGCGGTGTGTGGAGGTGATGTAGTCCGCGCGCTGCAACACGGCGCAAACGCCCGTGGCGCTTGCTTCCTGGCCGATGGACAGATGCATGGTGCCGTGCACCTGGCCACGCATGTAAGCCTGCTCGGCGCCCTCTTCGAACTGGCGGATCAGGTGCATTTGCCGCAGGAACCCGTGCAGAGCCTGCTGGCTGAAGCGCTCAGAAATCCGGGGGATGCCTTCACTGCCCACATCGGCGGTCATGCGGCCGCTCCTTGCTTGCCGTGGATCAATTCGTCTTGGCGACGACGCAACTCGACGATGCGTGAGCCAGCGTCGACGGCGCTGTTCGCATATGTCAGCAGTTCCCCCTTGCGGATGGGCTGCAACACGGTGCCTTGCTCCAACAGGCCGCAGGGCACGGCCCGTTGACGCCGGGCATCCGCCACGGTCATGGCCCATGCGCGGTAGGTGTACTCGCCGATCGCATCCAGACGGCCGCCCGGGTACAAGTCGCGTTTGGCCACGGCGCATACCTCCGCCGTCGGCTTGGCGATGGGCGCCATGTCGGCGCGTCCGTACAGCACGGCGCGTGCACAGGTCAGCGGCACTTCCAGGCTGCACAGGTGGTAGGGGCGGTAGAAGGTGTAGTAGGGGCCGGTGCCGAGCTGGAGGTAGTCCATGCGCTCGCGCAGGCGCGGATGGGCCATTTCGGCCACCACGAACACCCCCGGCGCCACGCCCTTGCCAATGGTGTAATCGACCACCCCTTTGCGCTGGAGCAGGCCGCCATCCGCCACCGGGCACAGAACCTTGTGGAGATCGTCCAGGCTGGCCGCAGGGCCGTGCATGCCGGGAATGTCCGGCACCAGTCCGGTGGCGTTCGCAATGGCAGACATTTCAACCGCCGTCTTGGAGCCATCGACAAATTCCACCAGCAAGCGCGGGTTCAGGTGCTTGCGTCGCGCTTGTGCGGCGTAGTCGTCGGGCGTTGCGTCGAAGTTCAGCGGATTGTTCTTGCCCTTGCCGGCAGCGATGACCGGATAGCCCAAGGCGGAGACAAACCCGATCAGTTCGATGGTGGCACTGGGCTCGTCGCCGGCGCCCAGCGAGTAGACGACGCCCAGACGGTCGGCCTCGCGTTTGAGGTAGGCGCCAATGGTGACGTCCGCTTCGACGTTCATCATCACCAGGTGCTTGCCGTGCTCCATGGCCAGCAGCCCGATCTCGGCGCCCACCGCCGGTTTGCCCGTGGCATCCACCACCACGTCGATCAGACCGCTGCGACACACCAACTGCGCATCCTGTGTCACGGCGATGCGGCCGTCGTGCACGGCCTGGTCGAACGCGCCCTGCGTCTGCACGATGCGGTGGCTGTCCAAGGCGCCCCCCGCTGCCTTCAAAGCCGCCACTGCGGCAGGCAGGTGGATGTCCGCGATCGCCGCCACCACGATGCCGCGCATTTGCAGCACCTGGGTGACGATGTCGCCACCCATCATTCCGGAGCCGATCAGGCCGATCCGGATGGGTTTTCCTGACAGACCGCGCGCTTGTAAATCGGCCGCAAGGCCACTGGGAATGAATCCGTCCAAGGGGATCTCCGAAAGGTAGCGGCCCGAAGCAAAGCAGCGGACCTTGTTTGCACATTTGCATTTTTATTTTGCATAATGTTCATACAAAGCGCAAGCTATTCATAGAAGGCGCAAGCTGTTCATACGAAGCGCAAGCCTTCGGCCGCCATGGAATCCCAGGGGGAGCCGAATCTGGAGGCGCCATCCACAGGAGCCAATCTGAAATGGAAGACCCAAGCGACCAACGGGTGCCGGGGCCGGTGCCAGGGCCGCGCACGGCCCGGGTCTGTGCGCTGCTACGACTTCGAGCGCGCCCCGGTGCCGCGATCCAACTCGATGATGCGTGTGGCGGCGGCTTCGTCCGTGATCAGGACGGTCGGCTTTACCAGGCGAAGCGCGCCCAGCATCGCCTCTGCCTTGTGCAGTCCGCCAGAGGCGACGATGCGCTGGGGCACACGCTGCAGGGTGCTGACAGGCGCCGCCATCACGCAATCGTGAATGGGATGCTCGACGAGTCGTCCTTGCGCGTCGAAGTAATGAAACAGGACTTCGCCGACAGCGCCTTGCCCGATCATCGAACGGCGCAGGTGATCCGCAACGAAGCCGTCGCGATAGGCCGTGCCACTGGGCTCGAGATGGCCGACGCTCAGCAGCACCGCATCGAGGGATTTGGCGCGCTCGAACCCTTCTCCCAGCCCGCAATGCTCGATCAAGGACTGGCGCGTTTGCGGCGTATCCACGATCGCCGGCGCCGGCATGAGATAGCACTCGGCCTGAAACAGGTTCGAGAACCGCCAGGAAAACTCGGACGGATTGAAATGCTTGACCCTGGTGATGCCGCCGAGCAGCGACACCACCGACATGTCGGACATCGGGGACTCCTGGATGTAGCGCAGCGACTCCCACAGCGTCCTGCCCCAACCGACGCCGATCTTCATGCCGGAACGCACGAAATTGGAAAGGTACAGCCCTGTGGACGCACCGATCGACTTGGTGGCATCGGCTTCGGTGGCGACCAGCGGAACCACCACGGCCTCGCTCAGCCCGAAACGCTGCTCCAGTTCCCGCTCCAGGCCCACACATTCGGGCAGCCCGCTTTCGATGCTGAACTTGATTTCGCGTCGTTCACGCGCGTCGGAAAGCAAACGCACGACCGTCACGCGCCCGACGCCAAGATGCTGGGCGATCTCGTTTTGCGTCATCTCTTCGATGAAGTACATCCAGGCGGCACGCAAGCGCATGCGCCGGTTGCGCGCGTTGCCCAGGTTGCGCTCCGCCGCCGGCGCCCCGTTCCCGATCGCCGTGTCCTCGCCCATCGCGGGCTTCGTCTTCTTGCTCAAGGGGGTATCCTTACTTTGACGAACCGATGCCTGTCGCGGGCCGGTTTGACTACGCCAACCGATGCCAGTGTCGCGTCACCGATCATCTGTCGGTCTGCGCTGGCCATCGAAGCGCATCGCGGCGTTGCATCGCTTGCCAATACAGCTCGGTATGGGCAAGCGATGCGCCTTGCGCTGCGCTCCGATGGCTGCGCGCAGCCTACGACATCTGATCGGTGACGCGACACCAGCCTGATCCACAGGAGTCGATGATGCCGGAAAAACACCCTCCGCCCCCATCCATCCCGCCGAGTCCGGGGGATGTTTCGCTGGCTGTCAAGGATGTGGTTCGCGGGGTTCGATTCAACCTGCGCCGCAGCGCTGAAAATCTGGCCAACAGTGTGGAAGCGGCGATGCAGCATCGCGAGGGCGCGGACGCAAGCGGGCCATTGTCCATTCTTGCCGAGCCGATCGGCAAGGCAGTGAGCGCCACGACACGCATGTTGCTGACGGCGGACCGCGCGGCCGTTCATCTTTTCGCGCCAGACAAGTCGTTTCGGGATATGTTGGTGCCGCTGTGCTCGTCTGCTGCCTATTTCAGCGGGGCATCGACGCCCGATGAGCTTCGCCTTTTTACCCAGGACCACTTTTGGCGCTACAGGCATTGGTTGCGGGCAAAGGGTTGGTCGGACCTGTTTGTGCATCAGCAAGGCTTCCAGCGCGCCGGCCAACGACTGGGCGCCTTGCGCGCCGCAGACCATGGATCGGTCGCGCCCGGCGCCGAGGGCGACGCGCATCGGCGGCGTCTCGCCGATGCAATCCTTGCCCTGGGATCTGCCGAAATCTTCGCATCGACGGCCTGCATGGCGAAAGAGGAGGCAAGTGCTCCTGCCGAGCTTGCATGGCGCGCCGCCATATGCGCCGTATTGGCGGGGGAGATCGCCGCGACTTTGACGCATCCCGATCACAGGCACCAGACGGAAGCCGCATTGGCGTTGGCCGACGAGATCGCCGTGGCGCAGCGCCCGGATTGGGCGCAGAGTCTGCGCGGTGCCGCGCCCGCCGCCGCCATCGCCCAATGGCTCGCTTTCGTGCTGCGGCATCTGTAAGCAGCACCAGCGGCCTCCATCTGGTGAACACCGGCCCACCCCGACCAGCATCCGTACCCAAGGCAAAGACAATGACTCCGACCCCATCCCCCTGCCTTCGCGCCGCGCTGGCGCGCCGCGTTGCCACATGGGCCTGCGTGCTGGCCTGCGTGCCGTTGGCGCTGATGGCCATCGGCAGCGCGACGGTCGCCATGGCCGCCGACGAGACGCCAGGCTATCACGACTATTTTTACTTCCTCGGCGAGATGAACAAGGCCTCGACCGTGGTGGTGATCGAGAACGGGATCGTGCCGCCCGACCTGGGCAAGAAGATTGCACCGGCCGTCGATCGGGTCATCAAGAACGGCGACCAGCCGGGCGCCAAGCGGCCGTCCGATGACCTGCAATACGAGCCGCTGATCCTTGCCATCACCGGCCCCGACGGCTCGCGCGTGCACTCCGGCCGCAGTCGCCAGGACATCTTCGAGCGCACGCAGTTCCCGCTGACGCAGGAGCAATACCAGAACTCGCTGACGGCGCAAAACATGCTGGCGTCGAGCAAAGGCTTGGGCGGCCCGCAGCGCGCCGAAGTCGTGCGCATGCCGGGCGTGGAAAAGGCAAAGCTGGCCAAGGATGCGGCGTGGTTGCAGCAGCAACGTCAGAAACTGGCGCAGGCCTTTGCCAATCTGGATCGGATTTTCTACGCGCTGGGCCAGTAGACGCGCTGCAAGCCGGAACCCGGGCAGAAAAAGGAGCGGCGCGCCGGCGCAGCGATGGGCAGAAAAATCACAGGCGACGGAGCCTCCCGCCAAGGCCGGCCCGATGCCCGCGCGCTACCGGCTGCGCGCCGCCGGACCGGCCCCGCCGCGCATTCACCACCTGGCCGATGGTCGATGGCGCTGGCGCCCGCGCAGCGCTTCGATCGCGCGCAGAAGGCCGGCACCGCACCCCTACAATGGCATCGGTCAGCAGCAGGAATCAGGAATGTGCGCCAACGTGTCCTCCGCCCCATCCATACCAGCCCCGGCGACACCCACACCAGCGACACCGGCGCCCGGCACCGGGAAAAGCCTGACCGCCGGACTCGCACTGGCCTTTCTTGGCTCGATCGCTTTCAGCGGCAAGGCCATCATCGTCAAACTGGCGTACCGCCATGGGGTGGATGCAGTCACGCTCATCATGTACCGCATGTTGTTCGCGCTGCCGATCTTTGCCGCGATGGCCTGGTGGGCGGGTCGGGGCCAGCCGGCGCTGACGCGCAAAGACTGGCTCGGGGTGCTGGGCCTGGGGTTTACCGGTTACTACCTGGGCAGTTTTCTGGACTTTGCCGGGCTGGCCTATGTCAGTGCGGGCCTGGAGCGGCTGATCCTGTATCTCAACCCCACGCTGGTCGTGCTGCTCGGCTGGCTGTTGTATCGACGGGGCATCGGCTGGGGGCAGGCGGCGGGCATGCTGCTCAGCTACTGCGGCGTCGTCCTGGTGTTTGGCCATGAGGCCCATTTGCAGGGAGCAAACGCGGCCTGGGGCAGCTTGCTGGTGTTTCTGAGTGCGGTCAGCTACGCCATCTACCTGGTCTACAGCGGCGAGTTGGTGCAGCGCCTGGGGTCACTGCGTCTGGTCGGGCTGGCGACCACGGTGGCCTGCCTGTGCTGCCTGGCGCAGTTTGCGCTGCTGCGCCCCCTGAGTGCGGCGGTGGTGGCGCCCGAGGTGATCTGGCTGTCCCTGCTCAATGCCACGCTGTGCACTGCCGCGCCGGTGCTGATGGTGATGATGGCCGTAGAGCGCATCGGTGCCGGCGTGGCCGCGCAGACGGGCATGGTGGGGCCGCTGTCGACCATTGTCATGGGCGTGTGGATTCTGGACGAACCCTTTACGGTCTGGGTGGCGGCCGGAACCGTCCTGGTGATTGCCGGCATTTTCGTGTTCACCCGCATGGCGCGGCAGCGCCGCTGATCGATTCATGGCAGGATGCCCGGGTCTGTCCCGGATCACACTTCCATCCCCCTTGCTTCCCCTTTATTCCCCTTGCAGGAGCATCTTTTCATGAGCCTCATGAGCCGCACCGTCCAGATTCGCCAGCATGGTGGCCCCGAAGAACTCCAGTGGGTCGATCTGCCCGTGGGCGACCCCGGCCCTGGCGAGATTCGCATCCGCCATCACGCCATCGGTCTGAACTTCATCGATGTGTACCACCGCACCGGCCTGTACCCGTTGAACATGCCCGCCACCATCGGCATGGAGGCCGCAGGCGTGGTCGAGGCCGTGGGGGAGGGCGTCACGCATTTGCAGGTGGGTGACCGCGCCGCGTATGCCAGCCCGCCGCCGGGCAGCTATTGCGAACTGCGCGTGATGCCCGCCAAGTGCGTGTGCAAGCTGCCCGATGCCATCGGTTTTGAAACCGGCGCGGCGATGATGCTCAAGGGCTTGACGGCGCAGTACCTGCTCAAGAAAACCCTGCCGGTGCAAGGCTTGCAGCCCGGTGACCAGGTGCTGTTTCACGCCGCCGCCGGCGGCGTCGGGCTGATTGCCTGCCAATGGGCCAAGGCGCTGGGCCTGCAACTCATAGCCACCGCAGGCACCGATGCCAAGTGCCAACTGGCCCTGGCCAACGGCGCGGCGCATGCCATCAACTACCGCAGCGAAGATTTCGCGCAGCGCGTGCAGCAGATCACCGGCGGCAAGGGCGTGAAGGTGGTGTACGACTCGGTGGGCAAGGACACCTGGGAGCAGTCGCTCGCCTGTCTGCGCCCGCTGGGCCTGATGGCCAGTTTCGGCAATGCCTCGGGCCCGGTGCCGCCGTTTGCGCCGGGCCTGCTGGGAACCAAAGGCTCGCTGTACGTCACGCGCCAGACGCTGTTCACCCACATTGCCACGCGCGCCAGCACACAGGCCATGGCCGACGACCTGTTTGCCGTGGTGGCCGGCGGGCAGGTCAAAATCCGCATCGAGCAACGCTATCGGCTGGCCGATGTGCAGCAGGCGCACCGCGACCTCGAAGCA from the Verminephrobacter eiseniae EF01-2 genome contains:
- a CDS encoding alpha-ketoacid dehydrogenase subunit beta, whose product is MTVESRELSYAQAIQEALAMAMERDERVFLMGEDIGVYGGAFQVTGDLVQRFGESRVIDTPISELGGAGVAVGAALLGRRPVFEFQFSDFATLAMEQIVNQAAKLRFMLGGKVSVPLVMRLPGGSGTGAAAQHSQSLEAWLAHVPGLKVVQPSTPHDAKGMLLAAIEDPDPVMFFEHKLLYKMKGPVPEGYYTEPLHEARVRRAGGQVTIAANSIMVHKALEAAEQLAREDISAEVIDLRSLRPMDYGTLIDSVSKTTRLVCVYEGTKQFGIGTEVSAAIAESAAFYRLDAPILRLGGADCPLPYNPDLERAAVPQVPDIVAAVQQTVRGSA
- the pdhA gene encoding pyruvate dehydrogenase (acetyl-transferring) E1 component subunit alpha, whose product is MTADVGSEGIPRISERFSQQALHGFLRQMHLIRQFEEGAEQAYMRGQVHGTMHLSIGQEASATGVCAVLQRADYITSTHRGHGHCIAKGAEPKYMFAEFFGKDSGYCRGRGGSMHIADMATGNLGANGIVGGGLPIAVGAALALQQERRPNVVACFFGDGANNEGAFHESLNMAALWKLPVVFVCENNQYGMSTSTQRSTAVQRIAQRAQAYDMPGVTVDGNDFFAVAEAAAQAVERARSGQGPALLECLTYRHRGHSKSDRNRYRSKEEIESWIARDPIGRFQDALLARGSIDQAQIAALVSSVEQEIAAGIEFAKNSPAPELSSLTSFVYTQAPGGPRHDRHDR
- a CDS encoding NAD(P)H-dependent oxidoreductase — translated: MDGFIPSGLAADLQARGLSGKPIRIGLIGSGMMGGDIVTQVLQMRGIVVAAIADIHLPAAVAALKAAGGALDSHRIVQTQGAFDQAVHDGRIAVTQDAQLVCRSGLIDVVVDATGKPAVGAEIGLLAMEHGKHLVMMNVEADVTIGAYLKREADRLGVVYSLGAGDEPSATIELIGFVSALGYPVIAAGKGKNNPLNFDATPDDYAAQARRKHLNPRLLVEFVDGSKTAVEMSAIANATGLVPDIPGMHGPAASLDDLHKVLCPVADGGLLQRKGVVDYTIGKGVAPGVFVVAEMAHPRLRERMDYLQLGTGPYYTFYRPYHLCSLEVPLTCARAVLYGRADMAPIAKPTAEVCAVAKRDLYPGGRLDAIGEYTYRAWAMTVADARRQRAVPCGLLEQGTVLQPIRKGELLTYANSAVDAGSRIVELRRRQDELIHGKQGAAA
- a CDS encoding sugar-binding transcriptional regulator, whose translation is MSKKTKPAMGEDTAIGNGAPAAERNLGNARNRRMRLRAAWMYFIEEMTQNEIAQHLGVGRVTVVRLLSDARERREIKFSIESGLPECVGLERELEQRFGLSEAVVVPLVATEADATKSIGASTGLYLSNFVRSGMKIGVGWGRTLWESLRYIQESPMSDMSVVSLLGGITRVKHFNPSEFSWRFSNLFQAECYLMPAPAIVDTPQTRQSLIEHCGLGEGFERAKSLDAVLLSVGHLEPSGTAYRDGFVADHLRRSMIGQGAVGEVLFHYFDAQGRLVEHPIHDCVMAAPVSTLQRVPQRIVASGGLHKAEAMLGALRLVKPTVLITDEAAATRIIELDRGTGARSKS
- a CDS encoding argininosuccinate lyase — its product is MTPTPSPCLRAALARRVATWACVLACVPLALMAIGSATVAMAADETPGYHDYFYFLGEMNKASTVVVIENGIVPPDLGKKIAPAVDRVIKNGDQPGAKRPSDDLQYEPLILAITGPDGSRVHSGRSRQDIFERTQFPLTQEQYQNSLTAQNMLASSKGLGGPQRAEVVRMPGVEKAKLAKDAAWLQQQRQKLAQAFANLDRIFYALGQ
- a CDS encoding DMT family transporter produces the protein MCANVSSAPSIPAPATPTPATPAPGTGKSLTAGLALAFLGSIAFSGKAIIVKLAYRHGVDAVTLIMYRMLFALPIFAAMAWWAGRGQPALTRKDWLGVLGLGFTGYYLGSFLDFAGLAYVSAGLERLILYLNPTLVVLLGWLLYRRGIGWGQAAGMLLSYCGVVLVFGHEAHLQGANAAWGSLLVFLSAVSYAIYLVYSGELVQRLGSLRLVGLATTVACLCCLAQFALLRPLSAAVVAPEVIWLSLLNATLCTAAPVLMVMMAVERIGAGVAAQTGMVGPLSTIVMGVWILDEPFTVWVAAGTVLVIAGIFVFTRMARQRR
- a CDS encoding quinone oxidoreductase family protein translates to MSRTVQIRQHGGPEELQWVDLPVGDPGPGEIRIRHHAIGLNFIDVYHRTGLYPLNMPATIGMEAAGVVEAVGEGVTHLQVGDRAAYASPPPGSYCELRVMPAKCVCKLPDAIGFETGAAMMLKGLTAQYLLKKTLPVQGLQPGDQVLFHAAAGGVGLIACQWAKALGLQLIATAGTDAKCQLALANGAAHAINYRSEDFAQRVQQITGGKGVKVVYDSVGKDTWEQSLACLRPLGLMASFGNASGPVPPFAPGLLGTKGSLYVTRQTLFTHIATRASTQAMADDLFAVVAGGQVKIRIEQRYRLADVQQAHRDLEARKTIGSTIFTL